In a genomic window of Salmo trutta chromosome 32, fSalTru1.1, whole genome shotgun sequence:
- the LOC115170681 gene encoding glutamate receptor ionotropic, NMDA 2B-like: MTFWLPIHKVLHFHSSIMPVCGCHSPSHPQERRASPTPLPPQEVRRPPRRRAALSSFSLSLLGLLMCLFHLPPACHSRRDKGGGVAHYIPMAQSPHHQVLPKLVQGLSIAVVLVGNSSEVALAGAREKDDFLHMPLAPNVEVLTMNETDPKSIIKSICDLMTEHWLQGVVFGDDTDQEAIAQILDFISAQTHIPILGVRGGSSMIMAAKSSSLVALWPTAC; the protein is encoded by the exons gTATTACATTTTCACTCCTCGATTATGCCTGTCTGCGGCTGCCACAGCCCCTCCCACCCTCAGGAAAGGCGAGCGTCCCCCACGCCCCTGCCCCCCCAGGAGGTGAGACGTCCTCCCCGGCGCCGTGCggccctctcctccttctccctgtcCCTCCTGGGCCTCCTGATGTGCCTATTTCACCTGCCCCCTGCCTGTCACTCTCGCAGAGACAAGGGCGGGGGCGTGGCCCACTACATCCCCATGGCCCAGTCCCCCCACCACCAGGTGCTGCCCAAGCTGGTGCAGGGCCTCAGCATCGCCGTGGTGCTGGTGGGAAACTCTAGCGAGGTAGCGTTGGCGGGCGCCCGGGAGAAGGACGACTTCCTGCACATGCCGCTGGCGCCCAACGTGGAAGTGCTCACCATGAACGAGACGGACCCCAAGAGCATCATCAAGAGCATCTGTGACCTGATGACAGAGCACTGGCTGCAGGGCGTGGTGTTCGGGGACGATACGGATCAGGAGGCCATAGCCCAGATCCTGGACTTCATCTCTGCACAGACACACATCCCCATCCTGGGGGTCCGCGGTGGCTCCTCCATGATCATGGCTGCCaag TCCTCGTCTCTGGTTGCTCTCTGGCCAACCGCCTGCTGA
- the LOC115171334 gene encoding glutamate receptor ionotropic, NMDA 2B-like, protein MHWQKVPPNANINLNPNPNSNVNTEASLMECVCLLSQVGKWENGSLSMKYHVWPRFEIYSGAESREDDHLSIVTLEEAPFVIVEDVDPLSGTCMRNTVPCRRQLQTINKTIDSGIYIKRCCKGFCIDILKKIAKHVKFTYDLYLVTNGKHGKKINGTWNGMVGEVETKKAHMAVGSLTINKERSEVIDFSVPFIETGISVMVSRSNGTVSPSAFLEPFSADVWVMMFVMLLLVSAIAVFVFEYLSPVGYNRCLADGREPGGPSFTIGKAIWLLWGLVFNNSVPVQNPKGWTSKIMVSVWAFFAVIFLASYTANLAAFMIQEEYVDQVSGLSDKKFQRPNDFSPPFRFGTVPNGSTERNIKNNYKEMHGYMIKFHQKNVDEALYGLKTGKLDAFIYDAAVLNYMAGRDEGCKLVTIGSGKVFASTGYGIAIQKESGWKRHVDLAILQLFGDGDMEELEAMWLTGICHHEKNEVMSSQLDVDNMAGVFYMLGAAMALSLITFIAEHAFYWQLRFCFMGYCTGKPGFVFSISRGIYSCIHGVQIEEKSSSALDSPSVTMNNTQSNILRLLRTAKNMASLSGVNGSPHSALDFIRRESSVYDISEHRRSLAGHSDCKPPYMPEDNMFSDYINEVERTFGNLHLKDSNLYQDHYLHHHGGSALGLSGPPLNRPHSLGSNSSLEGGMFDCDSLGGGVAPIFTTQPRSALTHRNMSKFDLIAGQNPPSGPGFKSGLSDLYGKFSFKGGASSSGYIPGHDRYCGGGGREDDGNIRSDVSDISTHTVTYGNLEGNAKKRKQYRDSLKKRPASAKSRRELDEIELGYRRKPYHTGYHHYHGHRSSTPPILASERKRGGGGNAGSTSYLFRDKESVRDFYLDQFRPKDGVPQWEHVDLTDGPGGGGGGGGGNCTSLVSVDDFLKQNKPKKSESKSGGGTSGAGLAGGDWECRNCRASGGGGKQMSMHGSGAGERGGGYGGGVSCGSSGGGGNSRPSSATCMRCEGCKKTGNLYDISEDNNHLLEQMGGGKGGGMGAVGLSGGAQPQSQAQRRKSAGFGKPLRRQHSCDTFVDLQKEEAVGVRGVMGDLGGGGGGMGGVGMGGMLPPPRSVSLKEKERYMEGVSPFAHIFERHGGSEREKERDRDPLFYGGEMAKEAGSPFGLFRGGEGLHRRSVGERDMRDRERAMMEGGGGGTYSLSKSLYPDRVNQNPFIPTFGDDQCLLHGAKQYYMKKQQQQQQMPPKNSRSDFRGSVGVTSFLPATATAGVMSTVAPRFPMELCLGGNLHGSTLGVGPIQRPFNGSNGHVYEKLSSIESDV, encoded by the exons ATGCATTGGCAAAAAGTCCCCCCAAATGCAAACATCAATCTGAATCCAAACCCGAATTCCAATGTGAACACAGAAGCCAGCCTTATGGAATGTGTTTGCTTACTGTCTCAGGTGGGGAAGTGGGAGAACGGCTCCCTGTCCATGAAGTACCACGTCTGGCCTCGCTTTGAGATCTACTCAGGGGCAGAGAGCCGGGAGGACGACCACCTTTCCATCGTCACGCTGGAGGAGGCTCCGTTCGTCATCGTGGAGGATGTTGACCCCCTCAGTGGCACGTGTATGAGGAACACTGTGCCCTGCAGGAGACAGCTCCAAACAAT aaaTAAAACCATAGACTCTGGGATCTATATCAAGCGCTGCTGTAAGGGTTTCTGCATCGACATCCTGAAGAAGATCGCCAAGCACGTCAAGTTCACCTACGACCTCTACCTGGTGACCAATGGAAAACACGGCAAGAAGATCAACGGCACCTGGAACGGCATGGTGGGAGAG gtggagACGAAGAAGGCCCACATGGCGGTGGGCTCCCTCACCATCAACaaggagaggtcagaggtcattgaCTTCTCGGTGCCCTTCATCGAGACAGGCATCAGCGTCATGGTATCCCGTAGCAACGGCACCGTCTCGCCCTCTGCCTTCCTCG agccCTTCAGTGCTGATGTGTGGGTGATGATGTTcgtgatgctgctgctggtgtcGGCGAttgctgtgtttgtgtttgagtaCCTCAGCCCTGTGGGCTACAACCGCTGTCTGGCCGACGGTAGAG AGCCTGGAGGACCCTCCTTCACCATCGGCAAGGCCATCTGGCTGCTATGGGGTCTGGTCTTCAACAACTCTGTCCCAGTGCAGAACCCCAAGGGTTGGACCAGTAAGATCATGGTGTCGGTGTGGGCCTTCTTCGCTGTCATCTTCCTGGCCTCCTACACTGCCAACCTGGCAGCCTTCATGATCCAGGAGGAGTATGTGGACCAGGTGTCTGGACTCAGCGACAAGAAG TTCCAGAGACCCAATGACTTCTCCCCTCCGTTCCGGTTTGGGACGGTCCCTAACGGCAGCACGGAAAGGAACATCAAGAACAACTACAAGGAGATGCATGGCTACATGATCAAGTTCCACCAGAAGAATGTGGACGAGGCCCTCTATGGTCTGAAGACTGG TAAACTGGACGCCTTCATCTACGACGCAGCAGTGCTGAACTACATGGCCGGGAGGGACGAGGGCTGTAAGCTGGTGACCATTGGCAGTGGGAAAGTGTTTGCCTCCACGGGCTACGGCATCGCCATCCAGAAGGAGTCTGGCTGGAAGAGACACGTCGACCTGGCCATCCTTCAGCTCTTTGGAGACG gTGACATGGAGGAGCTGGAGGCCATGTGGTTGACGGGGATCTGCCACCATGAGAAGAACGAGGTGATGAGCAGCCAGCTGGACGTGGACAACATGGCCGGCGTCTTCTACATGCTGGGGGCGGCCATGGCTCTGTCGCTCATCACCTTCATTGCCGAGCACGCCTTCTACTGGCAACTGCGCTTCTGCTTCATGGGCTACTGCACGGGCAAGCCAGGCTTCGTCTTCTCCATCAGCAGG GGCATCTACAGCTGCATCCACGGGGTTCAGATCGAGGAGAAGAGCAGCTCAGCTCTCGACTCTCCATCGGTCACCATGAACAACACCCAATCCAACATCCTGCGTCTGCTCCGAACCGCTAAGAACATGGCCTCCCTGTCCGGGGTTAACGGCTCACCTCACAGTGCCCTGGACTTCATCCGTCGTGAGTCATCCGTCTACGACATCTCTGAGCACCGCCGCAGCCTGGCAGGTCACTCGGACTGCAAGCCTCCGTACATGCCGGAGGATAACATGTTCAGTGACTACATCAACGAGGTGGAGAGGACGTTCGGGAACCTCCACCTGAAGGACAGCAACCTGTACCAGGACCACTACCTGCACCACCACGGAGGCTCTGCCCTGGGGCTCAGCGGCCCGCCACTTAACAGACCCCACAGCCTGGGCAGCAACAGCTCTCTGGAAGGGGGCATGTTTGACTGTGACAGTTTAGGGGGAGGAGTGGCACCCATCTTCACCACCCAGCCACGCTCTGCCCTGACCCACAGGAACATGAGTAAGTTTGACCTGATTGCCGGTCAGAACCCACCCTCCGGGCCAGGCTTCAAATCGGGACTTTCAGACCTGTACGGAAAGTTCTCTTTCAAGGGAGGGGCCTCCAGCTCAGGTTACATCCCCGGGCACGACAGGTACTGTgggggagggggcagagaggatGACGGAAACATTCGTTCAGACGTTTCAGACATCTCCACTCACACTGTCACCTACGGGAACCTGGAGGGCAACGCTAAAAAGCGTAAACAGTATCGCGACAGCCTGAAAAAGAGGCCCGCCTCGGCCAAGTCGAGACGAGAGCTGGATGAGATTGAGCTGGGCTACAGGAGAAAACCCTACCACACAggctaccaccactaccacggCCACCGCTCCTCCACCCCGCCCATACTGGCCTCCGAACGCAAGAGAGGAGGAGGCGGCAATGCAGGGAGCACATCCTACCTGTTCCGTGACAAAGAGAGTGTGAGGGATTTCTATTTGGACCAGTTCCGCCCCAAAGATGGTGTCCCCCAATGGGAACATGTTGATCTGACAGATGGTCCtggaggggggggtggagggggaggggggaactGCACCAGTTTGGTGTCAGTGGACGACTTCCTGAAACAAAATAAACCCAAGAAATCAGAGTCTAAGAGTGGGGGAGGCACATCAGGGGCGGGGTTGGCAGGAGGAGACTGGGAGTGTCGTAACTGCCGTGCCAGCGGAGGAGGGGGAAAGCAGATGTCGATGCATGGCAGCGGGGCGGGGGAGAGGGGAGGCGGGTACGGTGGAGGGGTTAGTTGTGGATCCTCAGGCGGTGGAGGGAACAGCCGTCCCAGCTCTGCCACCTGCATGCGCTGCGAGGGCTGCAAAAAGACAGGCAACCTGTACGACATCAGTGAGGACAACAACCACCTCTTGGAACAGATGGGGGGTGGGAAAGGCGGAGGCATGGGAGCTGTGGGGTTAAGTGGAGGCGCCCAACCTCAATCTCAAGCCCAGCGTAGGAAGTCTGCCGGCTTTGGAAAGCCCCTCCGACGGCAACACTCGTGCGACACCTTCGTAGACCTTCAGAAAGAGGAGGCAGTCGGAGTCAGGGGGGTCATGGGGGATCTAGGAGGGGGCGGTGGGGGCATGGGGGGTGTAGGAATGGGCGGGATGTTGCCTCCTCCCAGAAGTGTTAGCTTAAAAGAGAAGGAGCGCTACATGGAGGGTGTTAGCCCCTTCGCCCACATATTTGAGAGGCATGGAGGctcagagagggagaaggagcgaGACAGAGACCCCCTGTTCTACGGTGGTGAGATGGCCAAAGAAGCAGGGTCGCCGTTCGGCTTGTTCCGAGGTGGCGAGGGCCTTCACCGCCGCTCAGTGGGGGAGAGGGACatgagggacagagaaagagccaTGATGGAGGGCGGTGGAGGAGGAACCTACTCCTTATCCAAATCTCTCTACCCGGATAGGGTCAACCAAAACCCCTTTATTCCAACCTTTGGTGACGACCAGTGTCTCTTGCATGGCGCCAAACAATACTACATGAaaaagcaacagcagcagcagcagatgcCCCCCAAAAACAGCCGAAGTGACTTCCGGGGCTCGGTGGGTGTGACGTCTTTCTTGCCAGCAACTGCCACTGCTGGGGTCATGTCCACCGTGGCCCCCAGGTTCCCTATGGAGCTGTGTCTGGGAGGGAACCTCCACGGCTCCACGCTGGGTGTGGGGCCAATACAGCGTCCGTTCAATGGCAGCAACGGGCACGTGTACGAGAAACTCTCCAGCATAGAGTCAGACGTGTGA